A DNA window from Takifugu flavidus isolate HTHZ2018 chromosome 15, ASM371156v2, whole genome shotgun sequence contains the following coding sequences:
- the mfsd12a gene encoding major facilitator superfamily domain-containing protein 12a isoform X2, whose product MSDVQRSLPVFRRLSYAVGHFFNDLCASMWFTYLLVFYHSVLGLQNANAGVLLLVGQVADALCTPLIGYESDRTAGCGNYGKRKTWHLVGTLSVLLSFNFIFNECVGCSSITPQWASVTYFIPFIIIFQFGWAAIQISHLALIPELVTCEHARVELTAYRYAFTVIANITVYAVAYLLFHLLTGVNGNDNLSDDALGPADAPVFKNLALIVLGVGAVFSVFFHVGTAESRQTKEVRHKREEEEKQQEEDEEQSASRPLLPKSRTLLLLLQWKCWLRQPSFYQVALLYMTTRLIVNLSQTYMSMYLINTLGLHKKFIATIPLVMYLSGFLCSFIMKPVSRLIGKCFTYALGLLLVMTFSGWVLLDEQMGERVYGAAVLLGAGSATILVISLAMTAELIADQTQSGAFVYGSMSFADKLSNGVAVMMIQALHPCRWNYSQLQQ is encoded by the exons ATGTCGGACGTTCAGAGATCTCTGCCCGTCTTCCGACGGCTCAGTTATGCAGTGGGTCATTTTTTCAACGACTTGTGCGCGTCTATGTGGTTCACATACCTCCTTGTGTTCTACCACTCGGTGCTGGGTCTCCAGAACGCTAATGCAg GTGTGCTGCTACTGGTTGGACAGGTGGCTGATGCTCTTTGCACCCCTCTCATTGGCTATGAATCTGACCGAACTGCTGGCTGTGGCAATTATGGGAAACGCAAAACATGGCACTTGGTTG GCACGCTGAGTGTACTGCTTTccttcaattttatttttaatgagtgtgtgggctgcagctccatcaccCCTCAGTGGGCCAGCGTTACTTACTTCATtccattcatcatcatcttccagTTTGGTTGGGCTGCCATCCAAATTTCCCACCTGGCCTTAATTCCAGAGCTTGTGACTTGTGAGCATGCCAGAGTTGAGCTCACTGCATACAG GTATGCATTTACAGTGATAGCTAACATCACAGTGTATGCAGTGGCATACCTGTTATTCCACCTATTGACTGGAGTGAATGGCAATGATAATCTCAGTGATGATGCACTTGGGCCTGCTGATGCTCCTGTCTTCAAG AACCTAGCACTGATTGTATTGGGGGTTGGTGCTGTCTTTTCCGTCTTCTTCCACGTGGGTACTGCagaaagcagacaaacaaaagaAGTGAGGCacaagagggaagaggaggagaagcagcaggaggaggatgaggagcagagtgCAAGTCGGCCCCTGCTCCCTAAATCCCGGACACTGCTTTTGCTGTTGCAGTGGAAGTGTTGGCTGCGACAGCCTTCTTTCTACCAG GTGGCCTTACTCTACATGACCACCAGGTTAATTGTCAACCTGTCCCAGACATACATGTCCATGTACCTCATCAACACTCTGGGACTTCACAAG AAGTTTATTGCCACTATCCCATTAGTCATGTATCTGAGTggcttcctctgctcctttaTCATGAAGCCTGTCAGTAGACTGATTGGAAAATGT TTCACCTACGCTCTGGGCCTGCTGTTGGTCATGACTTTCTCCGGGTGGGTACTGTTGGATGAACAAATGGGGGAGAGGGTatatggtgctgctgtgctgctgggagcaggttCAGCCACCATCCTCGTCATATCACTTGCCATGACTGCCGAGCTCATTGCAGATCAGACG CAAAGTGGAGCATTTGTGTATGGGTCCATGAGCTTTGCTGACAAACTGAGTAACGGAGTGGCTGTGATGATGATTCAGGCCCTGCACCCCTGCCG GTGGAATTACAGTCAACTGCAACAATGA
- the mfsd12a gene encoding major facilitator superfamily domain-containing protein 12a isoform X1, whose product MSDVQRSLPVFRRLSYAVGHFFNDLCASMWFTYLLVFYHSVLGLQNANAGVLLLVGQVADALCTPLIGYESDRTAGCGNYGKRKTWHLVGTLSVLLSFNFIFNECVGCSSITPQWASVTYFIPFIIIFQFGWAAIQISHLALIPELVTCEHARVELTAYRYAFTVIANITVYAVAYLLFHLLTGVNGNDNLSDDALGPADAPVFKNLALIVLGVGAVFSVFFHVGTAESRQTKEVRHKREEEEKQQEEDEEQSASRPLLPKSRTLLLLLQWKCWLRQPSFYQVALLYMTTRLIVNLSQTYMSMYLINTLGLHKKFIATIPLVMYLSGFLCSFIMKPVSRLIGKCFTYALGLLLVMTFSGWVLLDEQMGERVYGAAVLLGAGSATILVISLAMTAELIADQTQSGAFVYGSMSFADKLSNGVAVMMIQALHPCRTSVCCPACVWFYHYIMVIVTGGVGIIATFVLCSILIWPIRIRSRGITVNCNNEEGAN is encoded by the exons ATGTCGGACGTTCAGAGATCTCTGCCCGTCTTCCGACGGCTCAGTTATGCAGTGGGTCATTTTTTCAACGACTTGTGCGCGTCTATGTGGTTCACATACCTCCTTGTGTTCTACCACTCGGTGCTGGGTCTCCAGAACGCTAATGCAg GTGTGCTGCTACTGGTTGGACAGGTGGCTGATGCTCTTTGCACCCCTCTCATTGGCTATGAATCTGACCGAACTGCTGGCTGTGGCAATTATGGGAAACGCAAAACATGGCACTTGGTTG GCACGCTGAGTGTACTGCTTTccttcaattttatttttaatgagtgtgtgggctgcagctccatcaccCCTCAGTGGGCCAGCGTTACTTACTTCATtccattcatcatcatcttccagTTTGGTTGGGCTGCCATCCAAATTTCCCACCTGGCCTTAATTCCAGAGCTTGTGACTTGTGAGCATGCCAGAGTTGAGCTCACTGCATACAG GTATGCATTTACAGTGATAGCTAACATCACAGTGTATGCAGTGGCATACCTGTTATTCCACCTATTGACTGGAGTGAATGGCAATGATAATCTCAGTGATGATGCACTTGGGCCTGCTGATGCTCCTGTCTTCAAG AACCTAGCACTGATTGTATTGGGGGTTGGTGCTGTCTTTTCCGTCTTCTTCCACGTGGGTACTGCagaaagcagacaaacaaaagaAGTGAGGCacaagagggaagaggaggagaagcagcaggaggaggatgaggagcagagtgCAAGTCGGCCCCTGCTCCCTAAATCCCGGACACTGCTTTTGCTGTTGCAGTGGAAGTGTTGGCTGCGACAGCCTTCTTTCTACCAG GTGGCCTTACTCTACATGACCACCAGGTTAATTGTCAACCTGTCCCAGACATACATGTCCATGTACCTCATCAACACTCTGGGACTTCACAAG AAGTTTATTGCCACTATCCCATTAGTCATGTATCTGAGTggcttcctctgctcctttaTCATGAAGCCTGTCAGTAGACTGATTGGAAAATGT TTCACCTACGCTCTGGGCCTGCTGTTGGTCATGACTTTCTCCGGGTGGGTACTGTTGGATGAACAAATGGGGGAGAGGGTatatggtgctgctgtgctgctgggagcaggttCAGCCACCATCCTCGTCATATCACTTGCCATGACTGCCGAGCTCATTGCAGATCAGACG CAAAGTGGAGCATTTGTGTATGGGTCCATGAGCTTTGCTGACAAACTGAGTAACGGAGTGGCTGTGATGATGATTCAGGCCCTGCACCCCTGCCG GACTTCAGTATGCTGTCCAGCTTGTGTCTGGTTCTATCATTACATCATGGTCATTGTGACAGGAGGTGTGGGAATCATAGCAACGTTTGTCCTCTGCTCGATCCTAATCTGGCCAATAAGGATAAGATCAC GTGGAATTACAGTCAACTGCAACAATGAAGAAGGTGCCAATTAA
- the mfsd12a gene encoding major facilitator superfamily domain-containing protein 12a isoform X4, with protein MSDVQRSLPVFRRLSYAVGHFFNDLCASMWFTYLLVFYHSVLGLQNANAGVLLLVGQVADALCTPLIGYESDRTAGCGNYGKRKTWHLVGTLSVLLSFNFIFNECVGCSSITPQWASVTYFIPFIIIFQFGWAAIQISHLALIPELVTCEHARVELTAYRYAFTVIANITVYAVAYLLFHLLTGVNGNDNLSDDALGPADAPVFKNLALIVLGVGAVFSVFFHVGTAESRQTKEVRHKREEEEKQQEEDEEQSASRPLLPKSRTLLLLLQWKCWLRQPSFYQFTYALGLLLVMTFSGWVLLDEQMGERVYGAAVLLGAGSATILVISLAMTAELIADQTQSGAFVYGSMSFADKLSNGVAVMMIQALHPCRTSVCCPACVWFYHYIMVIVTGGVGIIATFVLCSILIWPIRIRSRGITVNCNNEEGAN; from the exons ATGTCGGACGTTCAGAGATCTCTGCCCGTCTTCCGACGGCTCAGTTATGCAGTGGGTCATTTTTTCAACGACTTGTGCGCGTCTATGTGGTTCACATACCTCCTTGTGTTCTACCACTCGGTGCTGGGTCTCCAGAACGCTAATGCAg GTGTGCTGCTACTGGTTGGACAGGTGGCTGATGCTCTTTGCACCCCTCTCATTGGCTATGAATCTGACCGAACTGCTGGCTGTGGCAATTATGGGAAACGCAAAACATGGCACTTGGTTG GCACGCTGAGTGTACTGCTTTccttcaattttatttttaatgagtgtgtgggctgcagctccatcaccCCTCAGTGGGCCAGCGTTACTTACTTCATtccattcatcatcatcttccagTTTGGTTGGGCTGCCATCCAAATTTCCCACCTGGCCTTAATTCCAGAGCTTGTGACTTGTGAGCATGCCAGAGTTGAGCTCACTGCATACAG GTATGCATTTACAGTGATAGCTAACATCACAGTGTATGCAGTGGCATACCTGTTATTCCACCTATTGACTGGAGTGAATGGCAATGATAATCTCAGTGATGATGCACTTGGGCCTGCTGATGCTCCTGTCTTCAAG AACCTAGCACTGATTGTATTGGGGGTTGGTGCTGTCTTTTCCGTCTTCTTCCACGTGGGTACTGCagaaagcagacaaacaaaagaAGTGAGGCacaagagggaagaggaggagaagcagcaggaggaggatgaggagcagagtgCAAGTCGGCCCCTGCTCCCTAAATCCCGGACACTGCTTTTGCTGTTGCAGTGGAAGTGTTGGCTGCGACAGCCTTCTTTCTACCAG TTCACCTACGCTCTGGGCCTGCTGTTGGTCATGACTTTCTCCGGGTGGGTACTGTTGGATGAACAAATGGGGGAGAGGGTatatggtgctgctgtgctgctgggagcaggttCAGCCACCATCCTCGTCATATCACTTGCCATGACTGCCGAGCTCATTGCAGATCAGACG CAAAGTGGAGCATTTGTGTATGGGTCCATGAGCTTTGCTGACAAACTGAGTAACGGAGTGGCTGTGATGATGATTCAGGCCCTGCACCCCTGCCG GACTTCAGTATGCTGTCCAGCTTGTGTCTGGTTCTATCATTACATCATGGTCATTGTGACAGGAGGTGTGGGAATCATAGCAACGTTTGTCCTCTGCTCGATCCTAATCTGGCCAATAAGGATAAGATCAC GTGGAATTACAGTCAACTGCAACAATGAAGAAGGTGCCAATTAA
- the mfsd12a gene encoding major facilitator superfamily domain-containing protein 12a isoform X3, whose protein sequence is MQVCCYWLDRWLMLFAPLSLAMNLTELLAVAIMGNAKHGTWLFGWAAIQISHLALIPELVTCEHARVELTAYRYAFTVIANITVYAVAYLLFHLLTGVNGNDNLSDDALGPADAPVFKNLALIVLGVGAVFSVFFHVGTAESRQTKEVRHKREEEEKQQEEDEEQSASRPLLPKSRTLLLLLQWKCWLRQPSFYQVALLYMTTRLIVNLSQTYMSMYLINTLGLHKKFIATIPLVMYLSGFLCSFIMKPVSRLIGKCFTYALGLLLVMTFSGWVLLDEQMGERVYGAAVLLGAGSATILVISLAMTAELIADQTQSGAFVYGSMSFADKLSNGVAVMMIQALHPCRTSVCCPACVWFYHYIMVIVTGGVGIIATFVLCSILIWPIRIRSRGITVNCNNEEGAN, encoded by the exons ATGCAg GTGTGCTGCTACTGGTTGGACAGGTGGCTGATGCTCTTTGCACCCCTCTCATTGGCTATGAATCTGACCGAACTGCTGGCTGTGGCAATTATGGGAAACGCAAAACATGGCACTTGGTTG TTTGGTTGGGCTGCCATCCAAATTTCCCACCTGGCCTTAATTCCAGAGCTTGTGACTTGTGAGCATGCCAGAGTTGAGCTCACTGCATACAG GTATGCATTTACAGTGATAGCTAACATCACAGTGTATGCAGTGGCATACCTGTTATTCCACCTATTGACTGGAGTGAATGGCAATGATAATCTCAGTGATGATGCACTTGGGCCTGCTGATGCTCCTGTCTTCAAG AACCTAGCACTGATTGTATTGGGGGTTGGTGCTGTCTTTTCCGTCTTCTTCCACGTGGGTACTGCagaaagcagacaaacaaaagaAGTGAGGCacaagagggaagaggaggagaagcagcaggaggaggatgaggagcagagtgCAAGTCGGCCCCTGCTCCCTAAATCCCGGACACTGCTTTTGCTGTTGCAGTGGAAGTGTTGGCTGCGACAGCCTTCTTTCTACCAG GTGGCCTTACTCTACATGACCACCAGGTTAATTGTCAACCTGTCCCAGACATACATGTCCATGTACCTCATCAACACTCTGGGACTTCACAAG AAGTTTATTGCCACTATCCCATTAGTCATGTATCTGAGTggcttcctctgctcctttaTCATGAAGCCTGTCAGTAGACTGATTGGAAAATGT TTCACCTACGCTCTGGGCCTGCTGTTGGTCATGACTTTCTCCGGGTGGGTACTGTTGGATGAACAAATGGGGGAGAGGGTatatggtgctgctgtgctgctgggagcaggttCAGCCACCATCCTCGTCATATCACTTGCCATGACTGCCGAGCTCATTGCAGATCAGACG CAAAGTGGAGCATTTGTGTATGGGTCCATGAGCTTTGCTGACAAACTGAGTAACGGAGTGGCTGTGATGATGATTCAGGCCCTGCACCCCTGCCG GACTTCAGTATGCTGTCCAGCTTGTGTCTGGTTCTATCATTACATCATGGTCATTGTGACAGGAGGTGTGGGAATCATAGCAACGTTTGTCCTCTGCTCGATCCTAATCTGGCCAATAAGGATAAGATCAC GTGGAATTACAGTCAACTGCAACAATGAAGAAGGTGCCAATTAA